The following DNA comes from Apis cerana isolate GH-2021 linkage group LG14, AcerK_1.0, whole genome shotgun sequence.
TAGTCTCAGTCTTTTGCCACACTTTAGCTTGATAACATTTTGTAAtgagtaattataattatcatcgcAATCATTGTCTTCAGCAACATCgtcattattgttaaataatatttatggcCATACCTactttttgttctttctttctttttttttacactttcgtgattttattatatttataacgctTTTTATCTTTGTGAATTCTTTTACACTACCGATCGAGTCTAATGATAATATCGgaactttgaaataatataaagaatatttacaaatgaagtatcaaaattctttcttgaaataaataaaaaaataccgaatgatatatgatttctttatgattaaacaaaattaatgaatgtgaaataatcatttaatgatatatgacTGATTGatagaattcaattattaattaaaattacaaagttccttaattttataacatctaCTAACATTTCGTACACGTACTTATACATTGCGCGATTATTTTGGTATAAAATGTCCGTTCCTTAGtccacaataaataaaaagcgaGTTCTTTTAAACACGTCCATGCAACTGGttgtcaaataattttctaattacgaTAGTTGCTTCAGTGtaattctttgatatataCGTGTTTATATGTGATctacaaacatttaaaattcatcgaaataaCAGAGGAGAACAAATATTTCAGCACTCCTTctgtatgaaataatatgtatatatatatatatatatatatttttttttatatatatatatggctcATTAGATCACTGTCTTATAGATGCAGAAATATAGAATGCAGTCTTTTCCTTGTACATATATAGATTGTTTCCTCGAGAGCGTTAATGGCACTAATATAAGTTtgggatttttattttgtgcgGTAAGTGGTATTATCAAAATAGATAGTTGTTTTAACTATTTGTTACATAGTATAAGtacataatatagtataagaaATATGCgattatatcttgaaaaagtttatgaactatcataatattcattatttcgaaaactaCAAATCTTgctattcttaaaaaatcaatgtgaaattagaattattgtcgtaattatatataactgatTCTTTGGctttcgaggaaaaatatattttacgattctCTGACCGCTCACTATATTTCAGTATCTATATGAGAGTAATTcagaattactattttttatccgAAATACGTAACAAGCGGTTTATGAAATTTACGCgacataaaaattgataaaacgttttaaattttcttcttgaacATACGATAAATCatccttttcttttaacaGTTTGTTTGTccaatcattttttcatatcaccGCATGTCACAACTCTTAACAGTATGAAGATATCCTTAGAATGATACTTAAAGCTCTTACAACTTTTACAACACACTTGCATACAGAGAATAGTAATAGCTGGGGTTTTGGACTAGACGTGATGCGGTTGAAGATGAGGCAACCTGCTGGACGAGTTGGATCAGGATTTCATATTATTGGATTCATCAAGCCGCCTTTCTGTTCCTACagttaataaatttgtgaacTCCATTTCTAACAATTGTCGAGcctgttaaaatataatttttatttaatttatataatttaatttatacaatttaattatataaattttaatgtaatgtatttaacacttcattaaattataacatacTTGTGTGTTTTGGGTTGGAATTTGTAAAGCTAGAGCAAAACTATTTGCGTCGAAGCTTTCATCAAGGGCTATAAGAGCTCCATGTACACCAGATTCTAAGAGATTGTTCCCATATTCctagattatatttacatatccgagattatattttcttatatataatattcaaaataaaaaatttattaaatttagtatttaattaaataaaattaaaaataatgaattaattaaattaaaaaatttaaaaataaaattactttcagGCCGATAGATTGCACCCATCTTATAACGCGATCATTACTCCATACAAGAACATCAACATTAGCACCTTCTGCCATTcgtcttctttcttctaattGTTGcctatcataatttaatcgcTTTAAACATGAAATACCATATTGCAAACTTgttctgtaaaaataattaaaatttaaatcaagcatttaaatgattgaaataataaatttttatttcttaatcattACCTATGAAAACTATCAACCATCCTAAGTTGACCACGAAGGTCTTTTTTAGTAAGATGATCCAACATTCTAGCATCAACAAGGCACTCCATGAAAGTGGATCGATATTGAGGCAAACCGAGACTTGGAAGCCAAACATTACCAATCCATTCATGGTTCATATCTCCAAATGCTAACGTTGTGCGAGAAGTTTTTGGTGCTGATGGACTTGTAAGAGATACCATTTCTTGAATAGCTAATCGTAATTTCAATCGATGCAAAGGATTActaggaataaaaattattaaattgaatattaataattttttatcataatattctatcatattttacaaataatatattagtattataatagcaatatttataataaaaataatatgaattgtataattttattttgtacctTATACCAATTTCACGTTGAATCTCGGTATCACTAAGAGCACTCATTATGGCACCACTTTTGACATTTGCTCGACAAGCCGCAACATACCATGTCGGCATGCCTACCCAAAGCTCAAGCCAAGCCACTACTGTTGGCCCATTCCAGAGAGCAAACGGTGTTCCAGCTTTCATTGCTTCTGCCAAAAGTTCGTGCCGTGAAGAATCTAGCATACTTCCAAACATACTTggactaaaattaaattaatattataatatttattcagtaAATATtcggtaaatatttaaaatataaatgtattcttatcaattatatctatataccttttcttttttctgcgATCAAAATCACTTTTACTACCCATAGTTCCAGCTACAGAAACACTATCTCCATAATCAGGATCTGCAGGTGTACCTGCTCCTCCCATACCTGGTATATCTCCAGGCATTGGTGTATCTTTTCCTTTAATCTGTAATtaaatctctttctctcttatttctttagtaattaattattcagttATTATTgcatgttaattaaaatctgcatcaccttttcttttttgctgaAAAATCTACCAAGACTGCTTTTAATGCCTTTCTTCTTTTGAGCTGCAGCcactgctgctgctgttgctggaCTCATGGTAGATTGCATATGCAAATGTGAACTAGACAGTTGTCCAATTGGTAATCCAACACCAGACAAATTGTTTTTATGCAAACTGTCCTGGCTGCTATGTCGTGAGGACAATGGGGAAGGGGGAGTCCCAGAATTGAGTGCGCCGTTGTTATGTTGCCCATGCCTGCTGCATGGAGCGCTAatctaatttctatttctactcTAAATAATGCATTCTGGCCCATACACTATTcggtttttacttttttctatatacttctatatttcgtttatcatccaaaatattaaaattattttaaaattttttgaaaatacatcaccatcatcatcaaacaattgaaattaacaACAGGATTCATTAAACtgactaatttttaatatttaaaggaaTATATGTCAAATGTTTTTTACTGTTTAGTATGTTTTAATTTACGtgagataaaatatgattaaagaagaaatatgatTACTGAGCCAAGTGAATTGCATTACTTAAAAGATTTTAGCaacaataatgattatatataaatataagcacAAATACTATTTaactatgaataataataattttccattctaaaatatttaatattaataaaaataatattcctatTTGAATCAAATTAAAGCATTTAAGTTTTAATCTTACAATTCtattcaagatatttataaatataccaattaatatttattgcaagtGTTTAACTAAcacaaaaaaacaaacaaaaaaaaagaagcaatatctataattttagaagctcatggaaaaaaatactattacatcatattttgattaattatgtaaatatgacataatattatgtaaaagaatagatatttttttccagaaaCATCCAAAATGATTAACTATGTTCAataaaatagtgaaaaaagaattgtaataCCTACTCAGTATTACAGGCAAGGCATAAAAACCTGGAAATATAGCTGATCACTGCTTATGAGATGAGATTGCCATAATAAATACTGTTTAAAAACAAAGATATAGAAAGAccattttatctataaattttattaaaattattgtaatcatttattgaaataataaaatgattaattttatttattgaatctatctatatctttgtatctatttttttaaaaacaacctTATTCGCGTAGGAGATTCAGACGAGATGTTAATTCGATGCAATTCTCTTGGCTGCTTAAATTCCCTTGTTTGTTTGAGACAGCGATGTCTATCGTGAACTGGGCAGGCTTGAATGTACGATGAATGGAAGAAGCTAATATCAGTTTCTTCCAGGAACTCATTTCTATCAGATCTATCAGTCGGTTCATCCGTACCACTGTGCTCGAAAATTGAGGCTGTAGGCATGTATGTGATATCTTGCATactattcattaattatatgttttttatgataaaaaatcagttatagaatcattaaaatagaaacattaatacatgcaaaatataattataattatcaattttatttcttgcaaAAACCTAAGATCATCTTAGTAAATCCCTTTTTCCGAAAAAAGGTATAAAAAGGATCTGTTACCATCGATATCACTTAGGTCGACCTCAAAGTTGTTCATTTTGTTATGCCCACATAGGTCACTCAAATATGTCGTGCACAGCGGCATATGTTGTGGATTACATGCAGTACTACGATCTTTAATTAACCTGTGAGCAGGAAAACCACTGCTGGGAAATCCGGCTTGTCCAGTGCGTCTGGCAGCATAAACAACGCACAATACTAACTACTTACAATGTAATTAATGAATCTTTTTCAATCCCATCTCTATGTATGCAAGAACTTTgatgatttatatatcaatttcggtatataactatttaaacACTAAtcattattagtaaaaaaaatattattaaaaaaattaaaaaaaatatatttgcaacatTCAATACACACAAGAATcagcaaaataaaaagaaagaagaaaatataaattatagaaaaattttgaaatagtcCTCATTATAAGAGATGTGATTGTTAaagtattattcataattagtATTAtgcatgaaatattcattgctttcttataattcttatataatttataattattaaatctatgaaaaagtttgaaatttattaatatcgacaaattgaaaatttaaaataatttaagatatacCTTCTGAGCTCCTCTTGACTATGAGCAAGGACTTGTGCTACTCGTTCTAGCCTGATTGATCGAGCAGTTAATGGTGAAGCTGCATCGCTGCCACCACTTCCTGCACCACCAGTACTGTCTCTTTCACTCACTGAATGTAATTCTTCACCTGATAACTGCAACTATGACAAGAAATtacagtatataaaaattatgttgttttataaaaatacaattaaataataacaaaaataattgtaatcataattatttacctGGCTCGCAGGAAGAGATTCTGAAAGTTGACCTGGACTAGCTAAAGAAGCAGCATATTGGTGAAGATGCGCTGGAGACATTGATGCCGGTGCCTTTAAATagacaaaaatattcatataaatttaaaattattaagaattataaaataaacagaaCTTACAGtatgatatttatgtaaataatctcTATTTGGACTATGATGTGATTTTGGAGTGGATCGTCCACTTAATGGTGGAGATGCACGTTCAAGACTTCGTCCTCTCgctaataaattcatatgttCAAGACTACCAACTCGGGACTCTAATTCTTCAGCTCGTGCTTCGgtactttgtttttcttccttcATCAAAAGCATACTTTGatacataaaatacataagtcgtagtataataaaaaatgtttaattacctggattaatctaatttcattattaattgcatCTAACTGTTCTTGTAACATTAGTGCTAATGTTTGAGCATCTGTATGTCCTGTAGGACTAATTACATCAGCTGCACAACTAAACAAACTTTCATTATCTCCATCACCTTCTGCATCACTAGACACATCAAATGCTTGTTGCACATTTGCAAGAACATGTGCTTGTTGTAACTTTTCCCATTCTTGTTCCGCTAATGTACGTGCTAcataattctgaaaaaattgaaaaacatattattttattatatacatttttatatatattattatatacattatatattcatatattcatattatatcatatatatttaatcttctaTATACTAAAGATACCTTTGATGGATCTTCTTCGATTGCAGGCCGTTTACCCGTTCTTCTTGGTAAAGAATGAGTATCAAAACTACTATGACTTGCACTTCTAGAAAAGGAACCTGGATCTACTGCATTTGGAGATAAACTTCTAGTTAAAGCATCAGtttgttgaatattaaatgcGATTTCCTGCTGAAGCATCTGTCTTTTTAcattatcaatttctaaaCGAGCTTTTCCTAATTCTTTAACTATGTCAGCCTTTTCATTTTGAAGATCTTCTGCAATTTTCCTAGTCTTTTCCAATTCTTGTGTAAgtgcatttttttcttctaatgcgtgcattctttcttttaaatgtaCTTGTAATCTTTCAttagattctaaaaaaataaatcaaaattaataaatataagaataattttttttattaattataattattttaagtaatatttgtataaattaccCGACAAAAGTTTATCAACAGTTGTACTAAGTCGCGTATTATGTTCTTCGTTCATCTTAAGTCGTTGATTAACACGCATcacttctgcatttttttcttcaagttGCGTTTCCAACCTCTGTATTCTATCCTCTGCACTTCCGTGTCTTTCTTGAGCctgcttattaaatatttcatacaattaaaatcgatGCTTACAAAcatcaaatttaaaactaaattcataaaagtatatttatttaatcgttctttatttcaaatatggataatatttcaataaatttaataagtaaagCTAAATTGgattgaagaataaatatatatctaacaaATATATCTACAAAAACGTGAGCACTAAACTACAATTATTGATaagctttgaaaataataacattgatTGCTATATTCAGCATATTTagtgttaaaataaaagtttaataaaaataaattatttttaaagccaatttttacctttataattaacatttgatTATCagcatattatatttcataactttagaagaaataaaaaaaaaaatcttgaatatttattgtttgtgTAATAAAGTAACCATAGCCaatgataaaaaacataagagaaaaatattgaaaagttcAAAGGCTACTTTAAGGAAAGATATTGAAGAGCAAGCATTCTAGATATAGATACATTTAAAAGCAGGAAGTATTGATAGAAGTGCAGaggaataagaaaagaataaactgATGATACAACGATTTAATTCCTCTGCGTACCTGGTTGGGCCTCCTCACCTGCGTCAGAGCCTCCATTCTTTGCTTTAATTGCTCTTCCATTTCTGGTAACTTAGCATATTGGGCTAATTTTTGCTCTGCAAGTTCTAATTTCTCCTGTATTGCtgctattttttcttcttggagctaaaaaatatttaaataataaattgcataaaaatatataataataaatatatttatataaataaattaatataaataaattaaatttatataaattgtaaataattaatatataatatatatatattatataatattatataatatataataatatataattgttaaaaaaacaagaaaataattacctTTAATTGAGCCTTCTTATGTTGTAGCTCCTGttccaatttttcattgaGATCATGTAAACTAGTAGACTCTCGTTGAGCATTAAGATAACGTTTTTCAAGAGTTGCTATCCTCTCTTCTTGGTCCTCTTTTTGAGCAACATTTTCGCGCAAATCTCTTTGTAGTTTGACATTCGTTTCTTGTGTTTTCAAAAGATCTTTCTGAGTTTTGGACAAAGTTTCTTCCAATTCTGCTACTCGTCCACTTAATTCAGCTACTCGTCGCTGCCATGTGCTCAATTCTGAGCtctaaaataatcattatgatatattattaataaaagtcaATGTACTTAcacacatataaaaaaaatatcaaaaattattttttgcatatctataaatttatattaataatatatattatactgcAATAAGAcataattttctgtttttctgattttaacttttaaaatttgaaatattaatataatataaatatacatatatttaatctaaatatgtaagatagtaataaattgtaaGTGTGTTCTTATAttgtgtttttatatatatgaaatgtttTGTGTTAGTATatcacataaataattatgttatttataaattttgagaaaaaactCATTCTTACATACTAAATCATGCGAATATAGAACtcaaaacatatattattgatatattctaCAACATGCTATAGGCGTTAATGATAATATGACacatgaaatggaaaaataattttaattgtgcaacatagtattataaaattgatatatttttgttgatataattttattaatatatttttaaaaatctcacaatattataatagaaacaaaatatagaaacaaaaatttcaataatcatttcataaatCTCTATCATACtttctaatatctaataaacacagtataaaattaatttagaagacctcttattaatattatataaaaatgaaaacatttaataatataaaaaaataatttattattatgttttgacATGCAATAGAATTCTGACgtctctaatttttaattgaagaacatcaaatcataaaaagtatttctttTAAGTTCTATAAAGTTCCAAATCATTGcatgcaaaaaagaaaagataaaatgaaaaaaagtatattcgtTCTGCATCTCAAAAAATAAGCAATCAAATGTTTTATCGCATGAAATGTTCCATGGatccatttatttaatcaGTTGGAAATCAtacatactttaaaaaattcgttgtGATGCTTTTTCATACCTGCTTATCAAGAGTAGCTTGTAAATCTATTACGCGCGCTGCAGAATCTTGGTCCGTAGGATCGAGACTGCCATTGCTCAGTCTACTTTCAATCTCTGTTGACTTCTCCGTACCTAGTTTTTGTATTGActgctgttgttgttgctgttgctgttgtggttgttgttgctgttgttgttgctgctggcCTGCTGCCTGCTCAGTCTCATTCTGCCCGATCACAACACTACATTCAGAATGCCTCGCTCGCATTGCCTGTCCTGCATCGCCGCGCAATTCCCAACAACTACGTATCTATGCAGCTACGTGACTAAACCTCTACTGTATACGCTATTGCGAATGCATTCTTGTGGATGCAACGATCGAAATGAATGGCAAACAAATGATCAGTTTATCGGTACAGATTTGAACTCTGTTAAAAAATGATCATATGATTTCTTCtgatcgatatataaaatgttatgatttaaaattgaaattattataaaaaagaaaacttgaatgaaatatggaataaaataattgataataaattattgttttaaattgtgACATGtgagaattattaatgatcaAATGTGTTTATGatgatatagaatataattttttaatcgttaataagTCAAAGGCTAAAATCTGTGACCAATAACTTCGATTAATACTTAATGCCGAAATTAGAAGCGTTTCAcagatagaaagaaagagaacaaGAGGATCTGATGACGCAAAAAATGAACTTTATCACTCTATGTAAAACAATGTGACtaagtgaaatatattaaaaccatGAACATGCATAGTGAAAAGATTGcataaatacaattgacaACGTTCAAACATCtttcttcatatatattcatatatatatatatatatgaattttttatgtatgatGAAGTGATTGTGAAGTATGAGGGAACAGTGTACGTGAAATATTTGTGGAGTGCATTATGCATGGATGTGcagcaatataaaattattttttagctaCCTTATTCTGTTGTTGACTATCTTCCGTTTGTCCGTTTTCCTTGGGCCTATCTTCTATAGTTTTAGGCGCATGTCcacttaatttatattgttggaGCTGcaaatttattcatagattagaaatagtttattattagcaaattaaattttgatataattgtttcttaagaatatataagctATCTACCTCTTCTTTGGTAATAGCTAATTCTTCTTCCAAACTTGTATTTCTTTCTAATGCAACTCGTAATCGTTCACGTACCTGAAAATTGATCactattaaaaatctatttcttatgttctcattaattttcagtaaacaattattatggctttaattattatatcttgaaatatattatatgtatttttttcaaccgGTGAATCGTTGCATTTGATCATTTTACACAAATTTACAATTCACCATTCTTTTATTTGGTTCGCTAGAAATGCAACGAGTACCAGTTTCAGGGCTGAACAGGAATTGCGATTCCGTATCCTCCCTCAAGGTTGCCAATGTGTCAATGTCGTCAAACAATGGATCAGAAAGTTCTTACTTTCTCGTCTAAAGCTTTGTGGTGCTCAAACAGACTTTTTAAAGCTTTAAGCACTTCAACTTCGGACGATACTCCAGATTGTGCAGCGGCTTGCCTCTTCACTACAGTCATCCTAAGCGATCGTTCATGTCGGGAAACCAGACATTCCAGATGCTCGAGCAGAAGCTGCAACAGAATCGTCTTGATGAGCAATGTCGTAGACACAAGTATCAgcttaaatctataaaatgcaCTAATGGACTGTTCTACGTACACGAGTATTATTCCTCTCCGCTTTTAACTctgatatttcttcttctctttctagAATACTTTCGCGGGCTGCAGCAAGCTCTTTCGTCAATTGAGAGAAAtcctagaattaaaaattaaaaattactaattagacattaataaatttaattaaaactcataaaataatatcaaataataagatattatttttttaaataaaattaatggtaaaataaaaatatttaataacaagagaattaaaatattattatatataaatattaatattaaatgaataaaaagaattgctataaagaatatatattgataagtaagatattatattatattatattatattaataataaatttttcaaaatcatttttagcgattcaaaaaaaaaaatgaagatgtATTTTTGATTAGTTGCAATAAGATAGTATAAATAGTATAGATAAAGATAGTATAGATTGAacaaaaatagttattttaagttattatcAAGTGATCTTAAATCGCGTAGagttttgaagaaataaacatCAAAACGGTCCAGAGTCAGTCTCAGTGGGAATCTCGATAGGGAAACTACACTTTCACCTTTTTCATTCAGGCACGTTTTATATACGCCTTCGAACGTGTTACTTCCGCTCGACACTCCAGCAGAatgttaaatctttatttataaatgctaCTACGATCGATATGGCCTTCCCTGTTGAAATAACATTGATAGCTCCTATATACTTTAAAAGAGCAAACAAATTTATGTTTGTCTTTAACCCTGTCCTTGATTTTTGCAACTTTTGCAACTTTTGTAgaacttgaaataattattgatatttaaaaaagtatatagttatatcttaaaaatgaaaaagaaaattcaaaaaatatataatttcaatttaacgtTATGCACATTGcacaattatattgaataattaactgAATCAATCAttacattttgatatattatatttttatattcaaatataaaatattttgaaaaatgcataaaaaaattgataaagaatcaattaaaatctataaagtAAAACGTTTCATGTCAGAAAAACATATGATAATATCATTGTACgaaaataaacatttgatTTTCAACTTAATTGCTATTCatcgattaatatattgaCAGAATAAGCAATGCAATTTCTGTTCAtccaaatatttaacatttaaagatttaaagataaatgatcatttgttaataaatgattatttgttAACAAGTCAATGATTTGTCTAAATCGATTCATTCAGATcttcataaagaaaaagagaaatcataatttttttcttttttctttcgtgcaacaaattgtaattaaaagaatataactttcaataaattatattaacaattaaaatgaatttttttatatctttatactagatgcatataattctatatattaagaCAAATctcatcaaaaaatatttaatacatttactctttacaattttattgatgATTAAGACGACGAATTTAATAtgtgcataattaaaaatgatataaataatataaattttccatagaaataatgataaataatgataatagatatataatgataatagacaatttttcgaatagaatacttgaaatgagaaaataatctCGGAAGAACACAAGaacaacagaaaaaattataaaattataaaagtttattataagttatataatctcaaaattaataaatcaaaaatttaattaaatttatctcgatCACTTTTGAAATGGATTATTTTGagttttctcaaaattttgttcttatgataatttaaaattagtcacttagaattaaaaattttctctcatttttattcattaattctcTGGTTTTTATCATTGCATTAAATAAAcgcaagaattatattttttctttcttcacatcagaaaagtaaattataatatcagaaTCAATGCTTTGATAAAGatcatacatttttaatacacTGTAATTGCATAATTCTCATAATATATTGCGCCATActcaaaataaatgcaaatgtaTATCtgcacataaatttaaattcaatcttaCGCATCACATTATACAATCGATATCGTGTAGAAATTATCATTGTTCTTATAGTGTATTCTCGACGACGACATCGTGAAGTAactataaaatcgataaatgcaCCGATCAGCATTCGGTCTACTATTTGccataatttctatttctttttttgattttttgcattttttaaaaggTAATTTGCATGagataattcgatttttaaatcttctttttttttttttgaaacaattgaatctaaaataaaaagaatataaattttaattttgtaagttAATGTTGATTCAAAGCtttcatttaaagaattaaaatataatagatataacatGACAAGATAaaacatgtttttttattgaaattcatttttaatttaaaattttatttcaatatgttttataaaatattgagaatgtatttttttagtattaatagcaagtttttgaaatataatagaaactttaaatatcgaaGTAAAGAAATA
Coding sequences within:
- the LOC108000652 gene encoding liprin-alpha-1 isoform X1 — encoded protein: MWNMMCDVMPTIAEDSISQRSSQYSGEDANFEQLMVSMLDERDKLVESLRENQERLQETEARLQEVEKERDSLNRQLNANIPQDFSQLTKELAAARESILEREEEISELKAERNNTRLLLEHLECLVSRHERSLRMTVVKRQAAAQSGVSSEVEVLKALKSLFEHHKALDEKVRERLRVALERNTSLEEELAITKEELQQYKLSGHAPKTIEDRPKENGQTEDSQQQNKNETEQAAGQQQQQQQQQPQQQQQQQQQSIQKLGTEKSTEIESRLSNGSLDPTDQDSAARVIDLQATLDKQSSELSTWQRRVAELSGRVAELEETLSKTQKDLLKTQETNVKLQRDLRENVAQKEDQEERIATLEKRYLNAQRESTSLHDLNEKLEQELQHKKAQLKLQEEKIAAIQEKLELAEQKLAQYAKLPEMEEQLKQRMEALTQVRRPNQQAQERHGSAEDRIQRLETQLEEKNAEVMRVNQRLKMNEEHNTRLSTTVDKLLSESNERLQVHLKERMHALEEKNALTQELEKTRKIAEDLQNEKADIVKELGKARLEIDNVKRQMLQQEIAFNIQQTDALTRSLSPNAVDPGSFSRSASHSSFDTHSLPRRTGKRPAIEEDPSKNYVARTLAEQEWEKLQQAHVLANVQQAFDVSSDAEGDGDNESLFSCAADVISPTGHTDAQTLALMLQEQLDAINNEIRLIQEEKQSTEARAEELESRVGSLEHMNLLARGRSLERASPPLSGRSTPKSHHSPNRDYLHKYHTAPASMSPAHLHQYAASLASPGQLSESLPASQLQLSGEELHSVSERDSTGGAGSGGSDAASPLTARSIRLERVAQVLAHSQEELRRRTGQAGFPSSGFPAHRHGQHNNGALNSGTPPSPLSSRHSSQDSLHKNNLSGVGLPIGQLSSSHLHMQSTMSPATAAAVAAAQKKKGIKSSLGRFFSKKEKIKGKDTPMPGDIPGMGGAGTPADPDYGDSVSVAGTMGSKSDFDRRKKKSPSMFGSMLDSSRHELLAEAMKAGTPFALWNGPTVVAWLELWVGMPTWYVAACRANVKSGAIMSALSDTEIQREIGISNPLHRLKLRLAIQEMVSLTSPSAPKTSRTTLAFGDMNHEWIGNVWLPSLGLPQYRSTFMECLVDARMLDHLTKKDLRGQLRMVDSFHRTSLQYGISCLKRLNYDRQQLEERRRMAEGANVDVLVWSNDRVIRWVQSIGLKEYGNNLLESGVHGALIALDESFDANSFALALQIPTQNTQARQLLEMEFTNLLTVGTERRLDESNNMKS